From the Prunus dulcis chromosome 4, ALMONDv2, whole genome shotgun sequence genome, one window contains:
- the LOC117624273 gene encoding probable LRR receptor-like serine/threonine-protein kinase At1g56130, whose amino-acid sequence MIDSRRMLKQPWHLSVSVAFFSSLCFWFQVSMAQNATTDPSEVRALNSIFEQWDTQAGGLWNISGDPCSGSALNGTEFEKPENNPAITCDCTYDKNPTCHISKLRVFSLNKRGVFPEEFVALRYLTFLIIDQNYFTGPLPAFIGNMSALMKLSIAQNSFSGPFPKELGNLKELTMLSFGSNNFSGTLPPELGNLVKLEELYIESCGLSGEIPSTFAKLINMRILHASDIAFSGKIPAFIGNWTKLTDLRFQGNSFEGPIPTNFSQLTSLNDLRISDISNVSSSLDFIRNLKNLTDLVLRNALINGSIPSDIGEYEGLQILNLGFNNLTGQLPSSLFNMSSLTYLFLGNNSLSGPLPSQKSNQLQTIDLSYNYFSGSFPPWVTTISQLNLVVNNFTFDSSNITLPGLNCLQRNFPCNRNTPRYTNFSIKCGGPQMRGNDGILYEAEDSALGPATFNVNSTQNWAVSNAGFSDNLTQSFVETTLKQVSGADLTPELFETSRVSLGSLRYYGLGLQNGPYTVTLQFAETVFVSRTTQTWQSLGRRVFDIYIQGNLTRKDFDISKEAGGVNRAVARPFKVNVTENYLDIHLFWAGKGTCCIPEQGDYGPLISAVHATSDLTPTTPGKKSRTGLIVGIAVPVGVVILLFLFVVLYMPRKTSEKDDDEDLLGLGPRPNTFSYAELRAATEDFNPSNKLGEGGYGPVYKGTLSDGRVVAVKQLSVASHQGKSQFVTEIATISTVQHRNLVKLYGCCIEGSHRILVYEYLENKSLDQALFGRNDLHLDWPTRFNILLGTARGLAYLHEESKPRIVHRDVKASNILLDAELSPKISDFGWAKLYDDKKTHMSTRVAGTIGYLAPEYAMRGRLTEKADVFGFGVVALEILSGRPNSENNLDPERIYLLEWHGLYMKTTRVWGWWIQD is encoded by the exons ATGATCGATTCCAGGAGGATGTTGAAGCAACCATGGCATCTTTCAGTGTCCGTTGCCTTCTTTTCCAGCCTGTGCTTCTGGTTTCAGGTGTCCATGGCTCAAAATGCCACTACCGATCCATCTGAAG TGAGGGCGTTGAACTCAATATTTGAGCAATGGGACACGCAAGCGGGGGGGCTGTGGAATATCAGTGGAGATCCATGCAGTGGATCTGCCCTTAATGGAACCGAGTTTGAAAAGCCAGAGAATAATCCAGCCATCACTTGTGACTGTACTTATGACAAAAATCCTACCTGCCACATCTCCAAACT gAGAGTTTTTTCTCTGAACAAACGAGGGGTGTTTCCAGAAGAATTTGTGGCTTTAAGATATCTGACCTTTTT GATTATTGATCAGAATTATTTCACCGGTCCCCTACCAGCATTCATCGGCAATATGTCTGCGTTGATGAAATT GTCAATTGCCCAAAATTCATTCTCTGGACCCTTCCCCAAGGAGCTTGGAAACCTTAAGGAGCTAACTATGCT GTCCTTTGGATCAAATAATTTCTCTGGAACACTCCCTCCAGAACTTGGTAACTTAGTCAAGCTCGAGGAATT GTACATAGAAAGCTGTGGACTCAGTGGTGAAATTCCTTCAACATTTGCTAAGCTCATCAACATGCGAATCCT CCATGCATCAGACATTGCTTTCTCAGGAAAGATACCTGCTTTCATTGGGAATTGGACAAAACTAACTGATTT GAGATTTCAAGGGAACTCTTTTGAAGGCCCAATACCAACCaatttttcccaactgacTTCATTGAACGATCT GCGAATCAGTGATATATCTAATGTGAGCTCCTCTCTTGATTTTATAAGAAATTTGAAGAACTTGACCGATTT AGTTCTACGGAATGCGTTAATCAATGGTAGCATTCCTTCTGATATTGGAGAATATGAAGGTTTACAGATACT GAATCTGGGTTTCAACAATTTAACAGGCCAACTCCCAAGTTCTTTGTTCAACATGAGTTCTCTTACATATTT ATTTCTTGGAAACAATAGTCTGTCTGGACCTCTTCCAAGCCAAAAGAGCAATCAACTTCAGACTAT AGATTTGTCTTACAACTATTTCTCAGGAAGCTTTCCCCCATGGGTAACCACAATATCGCAACT GAATTTAGTGGTCAACAACTTCACATTTGACAGTTCAAACATAAC TCTTCCTGGATTGAATTGCCTCCAGAGGAATTTTCCATGCAATCGAAATACCCCACGAT ATACAAACTTCTCAATCAAGTGTGGAGGACCTCAAATGAGAGGAAATGACGGCATATTGTATGAGGCTGAAGACTCAGCTCTTGGCCCAGCAACATTTAATGTAAACAGTACACAGAACTGGGCTGTTAGCAATGCGGGTTTTTCTGATAATTTGACTCAATCATTTGTGGAAACCACCCTTAAGCAAGTCTCCGGGGCAGATTTGACACCAGAGCTTTTCGAGACTTCAAGAGTGTCCCTAGGTTCACTGAGATACTATGGCCTGGGTCTTCAGAATGGACCTTATACTGTAACATTGCAATTTGCAGAAACGGTTTTTGTTAGCCGCACTACACAAACTTGGCAAAGTCTAGGAAGGCGTGTATTTGATATCTATATTCAA GGGAACCTCACAAGGAAGGACTTCGACATATCGAAGGAGGCAGGTGGGGTTAACAGAGCAGTTGCGAGACCCTTCAAGGTTAATGTGACAGAGAATTACCTAGATATTCATCTGTTCTGGGCTGGTAAGGGAACATGTTGCATACCTGAACAAGGTGATTATGGCCCGCTAATATCGGCTGTCCATGCTACATCAG ATCTTACACCAACTACTCCAGGAAAGAAGAGCAGGACTGGGTTGATAGTTGGTATTGCAGTCCCTGTCGGAGTAGTGATCTTGCTATTCTTATTTGTAGTTTTATATATGCCGAGAAAAACATCAGAAAAAGATGACGATGAAG ATCTTCTAGGATTAGGTCCCCGACCAAATACTTTCAGTTATGCTGAGTTGAGAGCTGCAACAGAAGATTTTAATCCTTCAAATAAGCTAGGAGAGGGAGGATATGGACCTGTTTATAAG GGGACACTTTCTGATGGGAGGGTAGTGGCTGTGAAGCAACTTTCAGTAGCATCTCACCAAGGGAAGAGTCAATTTGTAACCGAGATTGCTACGATATCTACAGTCCAACATCGCAATCTAGTGAAATTGTATGGATGCTGCATTGAAGGAAGCCACCGTATTTTGGTTTATGAGTATCTTGAAAACAAGAGCCTTGATCAGGCACTTTTTG GAAGAAATGACTTGCACCTTGACTGGCCTACCCGCTTCAATATATTGTTGGGAACAGCAAGAGGACTTGCTTACCTTCATGAGGAGTCAAAGCCCAGGATTGTACATCGAGATGTCAAAGCCAGTAATATTTTGCTAGATGCAGAACTCTCCCCAAAAATATCGGATTTTGGATGGGCAAAGCTTTATGATGACAAGAAAACACACATGAGCACCCGGGTTGCAGGCACAAT AGGCTATTTGGCGCCTGAGTATGCAATGCGTGGACGTCTGACAGAAAAGGCTGATGTTTTTGGTTTCGGGGTTGTTGCTTTGGAGATCCTCAGCGGGAGACCAAATTCTGAGAACAACTTGGATCCTGAGAGGATTTATCTTCTTGAATG GCATGGACTCTACATGAAAACGACCAGAGTCTGGGGCTGGTGGATCCAAGATTGA